The DNA region GGGCCTCCTGTCCCGCCGGGGTGCCGAGGCCCGTCTCGTACGAGAGCGTCGCGTCCAGATAGTCCAGTGCGGGACCACACCGTCGGCGCAGCTCCGGCGCCAGCTCCCGCGCCTCCGCCGTCAGAGCGCGGCCGATGTGCTCCTCGCCGCTCCCGCGGGCATGTGCCGCCAGATGGACGAGGGTTGCCGCGCGCTCCTCGGGTGACCAGCCCTCTTCGTCAGCGCGTTCGGCGATCAGGTCCGCGGCCTCCGCCACGCGGATCCGGCCCGCGAAACAGCCCAGGCGTTCGCCCGCGAGACAGTGCACTTCGCTGGCCCAGCGGCGCCGGCGGTACGCGTCCCCGGGCAGTTCGGGCAGCTCGCGGTCGGCGGCCTGGAGGAGCTGGAACTCCAGATCGGGCCGGCGGGCCTCCTCGGCCAGGGTGAGCGCCTCGGAGAAGACGCCCGCGGCCTCCTGCGCCCCCTGCCGGGCCCGGATGGCGGCCAGCGGCAGCGGCAGCAGGTCCTGGAGGTCGGCGGGCAGCGAGAGCTCACCGAGCAGATGCAGGATCCTCAGCAGGTAGAGGAGGGTGAGCGGGTCCTGCACGGGATCCAGCAGGTCGAACGCCTCGCGGGCCAGGGCCCGGATCTCCTCGTCGTACGACTCCTGCCGAAGACCGGCGACCATGGTCAGAGCCTCGGCCAGCGCCTTGAGGACCCGCGCCCGTTCGTGCCCGCGCGACAGCTCGACGGCCTCGCGCAGATAGCCGACGCCTTCCTCGATGGCGGCCAGGGGAGGCGGCATCTCCGCGGTCTCCGACGGGAGGGAGTCGTCGGGGTGGACGGCACGGTGCCGGGCTCTGCGTTCACGCCACAGGGCGTGCGCCGACTGGAAGGTCAGTCCCGCCATGCCTCCCAGATACGGGGTGACGCGCAGCAGACCCGCGGCGAACAGCGTCTCGGCGAGTTCGGCGACGTTCTCGGCGTCCTTGGCGTCTTTGGCGTCCTTGGCGTCCTTGGCGTCATCGGCCGCCTCGGCGCGGCCGCCGGCACGGAGAACGGCGATCTGTTCGTCCGCCACCGCGCAGGCCCGGCGGAACAGCAGCCCGTCCGCCACGTCCACCAGGGCGAGGCGCGCCGCCTCGACATAGGCGTCGGCCGCCCACCACCACGGCGTTCCCTGCCGGGCGCCCCAGCGGGACCGCGCGGCCTCCAGTACAAGGGTGAGCGCCGGCACCGCGTCGCCCGGCGTGCCGGCCCTGACGACGCGTAACGCCCCCAGCACGACCGAGCCCAGGGCGGCCTCCGAGAGTTCGAGGGCGGGGTCCCGCACGCGGCGCAGGGCCTCGTCCTCGGTCAGTACACGCGACGTGAACCGGCGGGCGAGGTCGAGCAGGGCTTCGGCCTGGCGTCGGACCTCGGGGTTCTCGGGTTTTTCGGGGATCTCGGGCTGGGCCGGTCCCTCGTCCCCGGTCCCGCGGCGCGCGTCTGTCACGAATCCCCCCATTCGTCGGAGCACCCATCGTAGTGAAGGCGACCCGAGCTCCCCTGACGGACCGTGTCCCTTGATCCGGACGCGACGCAAGAGCCCTTCAAAACCCGCTCTACGATGGGGCGTCAAGAAGAAGGGTGGGTCTCAGGTGCTGGTCGCGGACCGATATCAGCTCCAAGTGTGTGTCGGGCGTGGCGGCATGGGTGAGGTGTGGCGGGCGACCGACGAGGTGCTCGGGCGCGATGTCGCCGTGAAGCTGATGCTGGGGCACGAGCACGATCCGTCGGCGGCCGAGCGGTTCCGGATGGAGGCGCAGACCGCGGCGCGGCTGAGCCATCCGCATGTGGTCGGCGTCTTCGACTTCGGGACCTGGGACGGCAAGCTGTTCCTCGTCATGGAGTTGGTGTCCGGCGACAGCCTGGCCGGCGACCGGGGCCGTTCGGTGGTGCTCGGGCCCGAGCAGGTGGCCACGGTGGCCGCGCACGCGGCCGCCGGGCTCGCCGCGGCGCACCGGCAGGGCGTGGTGCACCGCGACATCAAGCCGGGGAACCTGCTGATGGACGCCGACGGGACCGTGAAGCTCGCCGACTTCGGCATCGCCCGCTTCGTCGACGACCCCTCGGCGGGACTCACCACCACCGGCCAGATCGTCGGCACCGGCCTCTATCTCGCGCCCGAGCGGGCCCTCGGGCAGCCCGCCTCGCCCGCCTCGGACGTGTACTCGCTGGGCTGCGTGCTCTACCAACTGCTCACCGGACAGCCGCCGTTCCGCGCCGACACCGCGACCGCGCTGCTCTACCAGCACATCGACACCCCGCCGGCGCCGCCGCGGCAGCTCGGCGTGCCGATGCCGGCCGCCTTCGAGGCGTACCTGCTGTCGCTGCTCGCCAAGCAGCCGGAGCAGCGCCCCTCGGCGCAGGCCATCGCCGACTGGTTCACCTCGGGTTCGTGGCGCGACCAGCCGATGCCGCTGCCCCCGGCCGTACCGCAGCCCGTACCGCAGTCCGTGCCCCGTCCCGTACCGCACACGGCACCGCACACCGCACCGCGCGCGCCGCACCACGCGCCGCAGACCGCCCCGGCTCCCGGCCCGGCCGCGATGGCGTCGGCACCGCCGCAGTCACGGACGTCCCGGCGCGCCCAGCCGCCCACCGAGAACGCGCTGGCGGCGATATCCCGGCGCAGACCGCGCAGAACCGCCGCCGTGGCCGGTGCGGTCGCCTTCGTCGTCTTCCTGCTGATCGGGATGGCCTGGCTCAGCTGAGCCTGGTCGGCCGGTCGGTCGGTCGGGCAGCGGCTCAGTAGACCAATGGATCAGTAGATCCGCGGGGCCATCACATGGCCCTCCTGCTCCTCCGGGCCGAGCAGCAGGCAGCGCGGCACCCCCGGGCCGGGTGTGGCCCGGACGACGACCGGGGTCGGCGGCTCGGTGGGCAGCTCGATGTGGACCATGACCGGGCGGTCGTCCTGGCTCGTCGCGTAGCCCGTCTCCTTGCCGTCGACCAGGATCTCGACGACCGGGTGGTGGCCGGTCTGGACGGTGGCGCTGACCGAGTGGCCGCGGTAGTCGATGTGGAAGTGGTGCCGTGCTTTCATGACGTCGCCTCCGCGCGCCGGGCCGCCTTCCCTCCAGGGTAGGACTTCCAGGGTAGGACCTCCCGCGCTGTCTGACATGCGGTGGTACGTCGCCCATGGTCCGATCGGCTGGTCCTCACCCCGTGAACGCGAGGGCCAGGCCTCCCAGCAGGATCAGGGAGCCGCAGATTCCCAGGTTGACCGCCTTGTACTGGAGGAAGACCGCGGCGAACTCGCGGATGGTCGCGCTCGGCCAGAAGTACGCGGCGGTCGGCGAGCCCACCACCTGACCGTTCACCTCCGCCTTCCGGGCCATCAGGGCGGCCCGGAAGGCGTGGAAGTTGTTGGTGACGATCACGCACTCGGAGCCGGGGCGCTCCGCCTCCATCACGGCCTTGCTGAAGAGCATGTTCTCCTCGGTGGTGCGCGAGCGGTCCTCACGCACGATCCGGTCGGCCGGGAAGCCGCGCTCCATCAGATAGTCGGCCATGGCGTGCGACTCGGGCAGCTGCTCGTCGGGGCCCTGGCCGCCGGAGGTGATCAGGACCGGGGTGCGGTCCACCTCGCGGCGCCGGGCCAGCGTCTCGTACACCTCACGGCCGCGCTCCAGCCGGCTGGCGAGCAGCGGCGGCACCCGGCGGCCGCCTATGAGTCCGGAGCCGAGGACGACGACGTAGTCGGCGTCGCGGCGGATGCGCATCCGGCCGTACAGGAAGGCGTAGCCGATGAAGCAGAGGAAGAGGAAGGAGACGTAGCCGAGGATCATCAGGAGGGTGGCGACGACGATCCCGAGGGTCTGCGATCCGGTCGCGAAGGCGGCGGCCATCAGGCCCATGACGCCGAAGATGCCGAGCCCGGCGAGCAGCGAGAGCAGGTTGGCGGGGCGTCTGCCCTCCTTGCGGACCATCTTGACCCCGTTGGCGCACAGCAGTCCGGCGAGGGCCACCGGGCCGAGCGCGAGCACGAGCAGCCCGACCACCATGACCGTCTCGGCCACGCCGTGCGGCGCCTCGTCGATCCCGGCGAGCAGCCCGAGGCCGAGGAAGCTGACGGCGAGTCCGAGATACACCGCGTTGCTGAAGCGCCGCCGGTCGCGCAGCACGCCGAGCCCGAACAGCACGGCGAAGACGGCGGCGACCACGACGAATACGAACATGCGGACATCGTAGACACCGCCACCGACAACTGCCCCTGAACACAAGCGGGATGGGCACCTCCGCTTCCCGGGGCGCTTCGCCGGGCGGTGCCCTCCGGGTCAGGCCGCCGGCTTGGACGCCTTGATCGAGTACATCAGCGGAATACGGGGCCGGTCCGCCGGGAAGCGGTAGTAACCGTCGTCGTGGCGCCTGAGGGTGCCGTAGCGCTGGTTCAGCGTGACGTCGTGCTCGTGCAGGAACTCGATGCGCAGGCCCGCCTTGGCGATGGCGGTGACGACCTCGCCGATCGGGTGCTGCCACTCCACGCTGCGGTTGTGGACGGTCTCGATCCCGGCGTCGATGTCGGCGTAGGTGCCGGGGGTGGTGTCCACCCACACGTCGCTGGTGAAGTAGTCGTTGATCACCCGCGAGCCGGTCTCGTCGTCGAAGACGTCGATGAGCGGATGGAACTCGGCGAGGTAGAGGAAGCCGCCGGGGGCCACCAGGGCCGCGGCGGTCTCGGCCCAGCGGTCGATGTCGGGGAGCCAGCACAGCGCCCCGCCGCCGGTGTAGACGATGTCGTACGCGGAGTCGGGCACGGCCCCGGCCGCGTCGTACGCGTCGGCGGCGACGAACGCCGCCCGGTCCGGGCCCAGGCCGAGGTCGGCCGCGAGGGTGCGGGCGGTCTCGACGGCGGGCTCGGAGAAGTCGAGGCCGACGACGCGGGAGGCGCCGTGGCGGGCCCAGGACAGGGTGTCCTGGCCCATGTGGCACTGCAGGTGCAGCAGGCTGCGGCCGGTGACGTCGCCGACCTCGGCGAGCTCGAAGTCGCGCAGGGGGTCCTTGCCGGCCCGGAAGTCCGCGAGGCCGTAGAACTCGCTGGCGGCGTGCAGCGGGACGCGCTCGTCCCAGCGGGCTCGGTTGGCCTCGTACCAGCCCTCGGGCGGCTGTGATGCGTACATGTCCGCGAGGTTATCCACAGGTTCGTGGGCGGGGCGAACGGTTTGTCGGTCGCGCGGAGCATCATGGCTGCATGACGGAGATCACTGGGATCAAGGACGACAGCAACGACGAGACCAGGAGCGAGAGCACCGCGGTGCCGCTCTGGGAGCAGCGGTTCCGGGCGCCGCGGGTGTCGCTGCCCGAGTGGGCGGAGGAGGCCCCGGACCGTTCGCTGTTCGTGTCGAACGCGACGGGGACCTTCGAGCTGTACGCGTGGGACCGGGCGACCGGCGGGCAGCGGCAGGTCACCGACCGGCCGAACGGGACGACGGACGGCACGCTCAGCCCGGACGGGCGCTGGGTCTGGTGGTTCGCGGACACCGACGGCGACGAGTTCGGCGTGTGGATGCGGCAGCCGTTCGGCGGCGGTGCGGACGAGGAGGCCGTGCCGGGGCTGGCCGCCTCCTATCCGGCGGGCCTGGCGCTCGGCCGGGACGGCACGGTCGTGGTGGGCCGGTCCACGGACGAGGACGGTTCGACCGTGGATCTCGTCCGCCCCGGCGCCGACGGGCCGGTGGAGATCTACCGGCACCGGGAGTCGGCCGGGGTCGGCGACCTGTCGCACGACGCGGCCCTGGTCGCGGTCGAGCACACCGAGCACGGGGACGCGATGCACTCGGCGGTCCGGGTGCTGCGGGCCGCGGACGCCTCGGTGGTGGCGGAGCTCGACGACACCAAGGGCGGTACGGAGGAGCTGGGCCTGAGCGTCCTCGGCTTCGCGCCGCTGGCCGGGGACACCCGGCTGCTCGTCGGGCACCAGCGGCGCGGCCGCTGGGAGCCGATGCTGTGGGACGTGGCCACGGGCGCGGAGACCGATCTGCGGCTCGACCTGCCGGGCGACGTATCGGCGGAGTGGTATCCGGACGGCTCTGGGCTGCTGATCGTGCACGGCTTCGAGGCCCGCAGCGAGCTGTGGCGGTACGAGATCGGCACCGGCGCCCTGGTGCGGGTGGACACCCCGGCCGGGTCGGTGTCGAGCGCGACGGCCCGCCCGGACGGCTCGGTGGAGTACCTGTGGTCCTCGGCCGCCCAGCCGCCGGTCGTGCGCTCCACGGACGGTTCGGTGGTCCTGGACCCGCCGGGGCAAAAGGCGCCGCCGTCGGTGCCGGTGGAGGACGTGTGGGTGGAGGGCCCGGGGGGCCGGGTGCACGCGCTTGTGCAGCGCCCGGCGGAGGGCGAGGGCCCGTTCCCGACCGTGTTCGAAGTGCACGGCGGCCCGACCTGGCACGACAGCGACGCCTTCGCGTCCGGTCCCGCCGCCTGGGTCGACCACGGGTACGCGGTGGTGCGGGTGAACTACCGCGGTTCCACCGGCTACGGCCGGGAGTGGACGGACGCGCTGAAGCACCGGGTCGGTCTGATCGAGCTGGAGGACATCGCCGCGGTCCGCGCCTGGGCCGTCGACAGCGGCCTCGCCGACCCGGAGCGGCTCGTCCTCTCCGGCGGCTCGTGGGGCGGCTATCTGACCCTGCTCGGCCTGGGCACCCAGCCGGACGCCTGGGCGGTCGGGCTCGCCGCGGTGCCCGTCGCGGACTACGTGACGGCGTACGAGGACGAGATGGAGGCCCTGAAGGCGCTCGACCGCACGCTGCTCGGCGGCTCGCCCGAGGAGGTGCCCGAGCGGTACGCGGCCTCGTCGCCGCTGACCTATGTGGACGCGGTGACGGCCCCGGTGCACATCTCGGCCGGCGTCAACGACCCGCGCTGCCCGATCCGCCAGATCGACAACTACGTGGACCGGCTGGCGGCCCGCGGCGCGGTGCACGAGGTGTACCGGTACGACGCGGGGCACGGCTCGCTGGTGGTGGACGAGCGGATCAAGCAGGTCGCGCTTGACCTGGACTTCGCGGCCCGCCACTTGGGGACCCGGAAGGAGGTGGGCTGAGCGGCCTTGCGTACCGTGGGGGTGTGTACCGGTTCCTGAGAACGCCCCGCTGGTGGGGGATCAACGTCTTCGTCCTGCTGGCGATCCCGTTCTGCCTGTTCATGGGGACCTGGCAGATGGGGAAGTTCGAGGACCGCGTCGCGTCGCACGAACAGGCGGAGCAGCGGCCCGACCCGTCGACCCAGGCGCCCGAGGCGCTGGACACCCTGCTGCCGGTGGACAAGGAGACCTCGGGGCGGGTCGCCCGGGCCAGCGGGCGGTACGGCGAGCAGTTCCTGGTCCCGGACCGGGAGCTGGACGGGCGCTCCGGCGCGTATGTGCTGACCCTCCTGAAGACCGACGGCGGCCGGGCGCTGCCGGTGGTACGGGGCTGGCTGCCGTCCGGCGCGAAGGCGCCGGCGCCGCCGTCCGGCGAGGTCACGGTGACGGGCGCGCTGCAGGCCTCCGAGAGCCAGGGCACCAAGGGTGTCCGCACGGCCGGCGGGCTGCCGCAGGGGCAGCTCGGCATGATCAGCGCGGCATCCCTGGTGAACGTGGTGTCGGACGACGTCTACGACGCCTGGATCACCCTGACCGAGTCGCCCTCCGGCCTCACCCCGGTCCCGGCCCAGGCGGCCGCGGGCACCGGCCTGGACATGAAGGCCTTCCAGAACCTGGGCTACACCGCCGAGTGGTTCGTGTTCGCGGGCTTCGTAGTCTTCATGTGGTTCCGCCTGCTCCGCCGGGAGGCCGAGGCCTCCCGGGACGCCGCCCTGGGCCTGTAGGGCCCCAGGGCCCAGGCCCAAGGCCCCGCGCCCAGCCAGGGCCGGGGCCGGGGCCCCGGCCCTCAGGACGCGTCCAGGACTCCCGTGCGGTAGATCGTGCCGGCGCAGGCGTTGGGGATGGTGGCCGCGGCGACCGGGCCGCCGGGGTCGGCGGTGTGGGTGACCTCGACGCTGCCGTCGGCCGGGGTGCCGTCGGTGACGAGCTGGGGAGCCACCGCGTTGTCCGCCGCTCCGGTGCCCGTGGAACCGCCGGTCGTGCCCGCGCCCCCCGAGGTGGAACCGCCCGTCGACGGGGTGGGGGTGGGCGTCGGGGTGGTGCCGGTGGTGGGGCAGGTCTCGCTGGGCACCCAGGCGAACCGCACCTCGTACGCGTTGTCCGGGGTCAGCAGCAGCTGGGGCGCCTCCTGCGAGGGGTCGGGCAGACCGCTCGCCACGTCCCCGCTGGTGTGCTCGACGACCGCGATCTTCGCTCCGTCGGCCGCGCCGCGGGCGGCGAAGCCGACCTGGCCGGCGCCGCCGACCACGCAGTCGCTGGCGGAGACGTTGGCGATGCGGAAGGTGCCGTAGACCTTGCCGGTGGCGTCGGGCGCGCCCGTCTGGACGGAGCTGACGCCCAGCTGCGCGGCCGCGCAGACCGGCTGGGTCGGCGGGGCGCCGGTCGGCGTGCCGGCCGGGTCGGTGCCGGTGCCCGGGTTCTGCGCCGAGGCGGTCGGCTTTCCGCTGGTGCCGTCGGCCTCGCCCGGCTTCGGCGCGGCGGTGCCGGGCAGCGGGGCGGCGGTGTGCTGCCCGCCCTCGATGCCGGTCTCGGTGCCCGTGCCGCCCTGGGCCTGCTCGCCGTGCCCGGCGTTGATCGCGTTGTCGGCGGTGATCCCGTCCGAGGAGGCGACGTGCACCAGGGCCGGGACGGCCGTACCGATGAGGACGACCGCGGCGGCCATGCCGACCAGTGCCTGCCGCTTGCGGGCCCGGCGGGCGGGCACGGCGCGGCGCAGATGGTCGAGCGCGCCCTCGGTGGGTTCGAGACCGGCCACCGCGCCCTGGAGCAGCCGCCGCAGCGCCAGCTCGTCGGGCGTGCCGTTGTCCGGCGCTTCGTTCACCATCCCGCGTCCACTCAGGTCGTCCCGGTCACCGTGCTCGTCGTGCTGCCCGCGCCACTGCGCGCGGGCCTGCCGCGCCGCGGCGCGCCCCTCCGCGGCACCGTCACGGGCACCCTCCCGGGTGCCGTCACCGGCGCCGTCCAGCGGCCCGCTCATGACGTGGCCTCCATGGCGACGCGCAGCGCCGCGATGCCGCGGGAGCCGTACGCCTTGACGGAGCCCAGGGAGATCCCGAGGGTCTCCGCGACCTGAGCCTCCGTCATGTCCGCGAAGTATCTCAGCACCAGGACCTCGCGCTGCCGCCGCTGGAGTCCGCGCATCGCCTTGATCAGCGCGTCCCGCTCCAGCTGGTCGTAGGCGCCCTCCTCCGCGCTCGCCATGTCGGGCATGGGCTTGGAGAGCAGCTTGAGACCGAGGATGCGCCGGCGCAGCGCGGAGCGCGAGAGGTTGACCACCGTCTGCCGCAGATAGGCCAGGGTCTTCTCGGGGTCGCGCACCCGGCTGCGCGCCGAGTGCACCCGGATGAAGGCCTCCTGGACGACGTCCTCGCAGGAGGCGGTGTCGTCGAGGAGCAGCGCGGCGAGACCCAGCAGCGAGCGGTAGTGCGCGCGGTAGGTCTCGGTGAGGTGGTCGACGGTGGTGCCGGCAGCCATCGCGTCGTCAGCGCCCTCGCGGGGCGCCGGAATACCGCTGATGCCGGCCGGCCGGCCGGTCCTGATGGGCATCGGCGCGATCACCGGCATGCCGCCGGCCGGGCGCGGCCGCCGGAGCGGGCGCACCGCGACCGCTGCGCTGCGCAGCGGGATGACCGCTGCGATGTCGAGTACCTCTGCCACGCCTGTTGGACACGCTTCCCCCCGTCAGGGTTGTACGCGTACGCCACCGTTTTTGGCGGTGCGCCATTCGCCCTCATGCGTACCCGTTCTCCCCCGATGCCCCATTGTGCGACGTGCTCCGTGGCACATGGTTCGGGTGCACGCGAAGACGCTCCCGCCCGACCACCGGTTGCAGAGGGAGGGAACAGCATCGTCGTCCAGGACATCTGACCTGATCAAGAGGCATCCGACGCCGATTTGCTCACAAGGCGTTCACAGATCCTACAAAGTTGATCGACACGGGGAGGCCGATTTTCGGACACTCACCGGCCGGAGAGACCTCACCGGTCGGAGAGACCTCACCGGTCGGAAGTGCCTGAGGGGCCGGACAGCTCGGCCGCGATGTGTTCGGCGATCTGTACGGCGTTCAGGGCGGCGCCCTTGCGGAGGTTGTCGGCGCAGGCGAAGAACTCCAGGGCCCGCTCGTCGTCGGGGCTCCGGCGCACCCGCCCCACCCACGTGGGGTCGGTGCCCACGACGTCGGCCGGCGTCGGGTAGTCGCCGGCGGCGGGATCGTCGTACAGCACCACTCCCGGCGAGGTGGCCAGGATCTCGTGCGCGCGGCCCACCGTCACCGGCCGCTCGAAGCGGGCGTGCACGGAGGCGGAGTGCCCGGTGACGACCGGCACCCGGACGCAGGTGGCGGTGACCCGCAGCCGCGGCAGGTCCAGGATCTTGCGGATCTCCTCGCGGACGGCCAGCTCCTCGGAGGACCAGCCGTCGGCGGCGGGCGCGCCCGACCAGGGCAGCACGTTGAGGGCGAGCGGCCCGGGGAAGGGGCCGGTGTGGTCGCCGACGGCCCGCCGGACGTCCCCGGGGTGGTTGCCGAGCTCGCTGCCGGTGACCAGGGCCAGCTGCTCGCGCAGCGCGCCCGTACCGGCCCTGCCCGCGCCGCTGGCGGCCTGCTGGACCGTCACGACGAGCTCGTCGAGTCCGTACTCGGCGTGCAGCGCGCCCGCGGCGACGACCAGGGTGAGGGTCGCGCAGCCGGGGCTGGCGACGATGCCGCGCGGGCGCACCCGGGCGGCGTGCGCG from Streptomyces fradiae includes:
- a CDS encoding serine/threonine-protein kinase yields the protein MLVADRYQLQVCVGRGGMGEVWRATDEVLGRDVAVKLMLGHEHDPSAAERFRMEAQTAARLSHPHVVGVFDFGTWDGKLFLVMELVSGDSLAGDRGRSVVLGPEQVATVAAHAAAGLAAAHRQGVVHRDIKPGNLLMDADGTVKLADFGIARFVDDPSAGLTTTGQIVGTGLYLAPERALGQPASPASDVYSLGCVLYQLLTGQPPFRADTATALLYQHIDTPPAPPRQLGVPMPAAFEAYLLSLLAKQPEQRPSAQAIADWFTSGSWRDQPMPLPPAVPQPVPQSVPRPVPHTAPHTAPRAPHHAPQTAPAPGPAAMASAPPQSRTSRRAQPPTENALAAISRRRPRRTAAVAGAVAFVVFLLIGMAWLS
- a CDS encoding YdcF family protein, which produces MFVFVVVAAVFAVLFGLGVLRDRRRFSNAVYLGLAVSFLGLGLLAGIDEAPHGVAETVMVVGLLVLALGPVALAGLLCANGVKMVRKEGRRPANLLSLLAGLGIFGVMGLMAAAFATGSQTLGIVVATLLMILGYVSFLFLCFIGYAFLYGRMRIRRDADYVVVLGSGLIGGRRVPPLLASRLERGREVYETLARRREVDRTPVLITSGGQGPDEQLPESHAMADYLMERGFPADRIVREDRSRTTEENMLFSKAVMEAERPGSECVIVTNNFHAFRAALMARKAEVNGQVVGSPTAAYFWPSATIREFAAVFLQYKAVNLGICGSLILLGGLALAFTG
- a CDS encoding class I SAM-dependent methyltransferase: MYASQPPEGWYEANRARWDERVPLHAASEFYGLADFRAGKDPLRDFELAEVGDVTGRSLLHLQCHMGQDTLSWARHGASRVVGLDFSEPAVETARTLAADLGLGPDRAAFVAADAYDAAGAVPDSAYDIVYTGGGALCWLPDIDRWAETAAALVAPGGFLYLAEFHPLIDVFDDETGSRVINDYFTSDVWVDTTPGTYADIDAGIETVHNRSVEWQHPIGEVVTAIAKAGLRIEFLHEHDVTLNQRYGTLRRHDDGYYRFPADRPRIPLMYSIKASKPAA
- a CDS encoding prolyl oligopeptidase family serine peptidase; the protein is MTEITGIKDDSNDETRSESTAVPLWEQRFRAPRVSLPEWAEEAPDRSLFVSNATGTFELYAWDRATGGQRQVTDRPNGTTDGTLSPDGRWVWWFADTDGDEFGVWMRQPFGGGADEEAVPGLAASYPAGLALGRDGTVVVGRSTDEDGSTVDLVRPGADGPVEIYRHRESAGVGDLSHDAALVAVEHTEHGDAMHSAVRVLRAADASVVAELDDTKGGTEELGLSVLGFAPLAGDTRLLVGHQRRGRWEPMLWDVATGAETDLRLDLPGDVSAEWYPDGSGLLIVHGFEARSELWRYEIGTGALVRVDTPAGSVSSATARPDGSVEYLWSSAAQPPVVRSTDGSVVLDPPGQKAPPSVPVEDVWVEGPGGRVHALVQRPAEGEGPFPTVFEVHGGPTWHDSDAFASGPAAWVDHGYAVVRVNYRGSTGYGREWTDALKHRVGLIELEDIAAVRAWAVDSGLADPERLVLSGGSWGGYLTLLGLGTQPDAWAVGLAAVPVADYVTAYEDEMEALKALDRTLLGGSPEEVPERYAASSPLTYVDAVTAPVHISAGVNDPRCPIRQIDNYVDRLAARGAVHEVYRYDAGHGSLVVDERIKQVALDLDFAARHLGTRKEVG
- a CDS encoding SURF1 family protein → MYRFLRTPRWWGINVFVLLAIPFCLFMGTWQMGKFEDRVASHEQAEQRPDPSTQAPEALDTLLPVDKETSGRVARASGRYGEQFLVPDRELDGRSGAYVLTLLKTDGGRALPVVRGWLPSGAKAPAPPSGEVTVTGALQASESQGTKGVRTAGGLPQGQLGMISAASLVNVVSDDVYDAWITLTESPSGLTPVPAQAAAGTGLDMKAFQNLGYTAEWFVFAGFVVFMWFRLLRREAEASRDAALGL
- a CDS encoding SigE family RNA polymerase sigma factor; translated protein: MAEVLDIAAVIPLRSAAVAVRPLRRPRPAGGMPVIAPMPIRTGRPAGISGIPAPREGADDAMAAGTTVDHLTETYRAHYRSLLGLAALLLDDTASCEDVVQEAFIRVHSARSRVRDPEKTLAYLRQTVVNLSRSALRRRILGLKLLSKPMPDMASAEEGAYDQLERDALIKAMRGLQRRQREVLVLRYFADMTEAQVAETLGISLGSVKAYGSRGIAALRVAMEATS
- a CDS encoding aspartate-semialdehyde dehydrogenase; the encoded protein is MPGTGKPTLAVVGATGAVGSVLLRTLSHHADVWGEIRLLASPRTAGRRLTVRGEECEVLALSEAHEEHLAGVDLALFLVPEAVAARWAPIAAAKGAVVVDTSAAFRGDSDVPLVVPEINAHAARVRPRGIVASPGCATLTLVVAAGALHAEYGLDELVVTVQQAASGAGRAGTGALREQLALVTGSELGNHPGDVRRAVGDHTGPFPGPLALNVLPWSGAPAADGWSSEELAVREEIRKILDLPRLRVTATCVRVPVVTGHSASVHARFERPVTVGRAHEILATSPGVVLYDDPAAGDYPTPADVVGTDPTWVGRVRRSPDDERALEFFACADNLRKGAALNAVQIAEHIAAELSGPSGTSDR